In Thunnus thynnus chromosome 4, fThuThy2.1, whole genome shotgun sequence, a genomic segment contains:
- the uba3 gene encoding NEDD8-activating enzyme E1 catalytic subunit isoform X1: protein MNLLLFSLFREKKRRRVVELTEKMVVDGGSGHTCEWEGRWNHIKKFLERSGPFTHPDFEPSTESLQFMLQTCKILVIGAGGLGCELLKDLALSGFHNIHVVDMDTIDVSNLNRQFLFRPKDVGRPKADVAADFINSRVPGCCVVPHFKKIQDLDETFYRQFHIIVCGLDSIVARRWMNGMLLSLLVYEDGVLDPGSIIPLIDGGTEGFKGNARVILPGMTACIDCTLELYPPQINFPMCTIASMPRLPEHCVEYVRMLLWPKETPFGDGVALDGDDPEHIQWVYQRSLERAAEFNITGVTYRLTQGVVKRIIPAVASTNAVIAAACATEVFKIASSAYIPLNNYMVFNDVDGLYTYTFEAERKENCSACSQVPLDMHFSPSSKLQDMLDYLTESASLQMKSPAITATVEGKNKTLYLQSVASIEQRTRPNLCKTLTELGLTDGQELAVADVTTPQTMLFRLCFTS from the exons ATGAACcttcttttattctctctttttagggagaagaaaagaaggagagtAGTGGAGCTGACTGAGAA GATGGTGGTTGATGGAGGCAGTGGACACACCTGTGAATGGGAAGGGCGATGGAACCATATCAAAAAGTTTCTGGAAAGATCAGGCCCCTTCACGCATCCTGACTTTGAACCCAGCACAGAG TCTTTACAGTTTATGCTACAAACCTGCAAAATCCTGGTCATTGGTGCTGGTGGTCTGGGATGTGAGCTTCTTAAAGACCTG GCTTTATCAGGTTTTCACAACATTCATGTTGTTGACATGGACACCATTGATGTTTCTAACCTGAATCGACAGTTCCTTTTCAG GCCAAAAGATGTTGGTCGACCCAAGGCGGACGTTGCAGCCGATTTTATCAACAGCCGTGTACCTGGATGCTGTGTAGTCCC acattttaagaaaattCAAGACTTAGATGAAACATTCTACAGAC AATTTCACATAATTGTCTGTGGACTGGACTCTATAGTTGCCAGGAGGTGGATGAATGGTATGCTG CTGTCTTTGTTGGTGTATGAAGATGGTGTCCTGGACCCAGGTTCCATCATTCCTCTAATTGATGGTGGGACAGAGGGCTTTAAGGGCAATGCCAGAGTCATTCTTCCTGGCATGACTGCCTGCATTGACTGCACACTTGAGCTTTACCCTCCTCAG ATCAACTTCCCCATGTGTACAATAGCCTCCATGCCCCGTTTGCCAGAACATTGCGTTGAGTATGTCCGCATGTTGCTGTGGCCTAAAGAGACACCCTTTGGAG ACGGTGTGGCCCTCGATGGAGATGACCCAGAGCACATCCAGTGGGTGTACCAGAGATCTCTGGAGAGGGCAGCAGAGTTCAACATAACAGGAGTCACATACAGACTTACCCAGG GTGTTGTAAAGAGGATAATCCCAGCTGTAGCGTCGACAAATGCTGTAATAGCTG CTGCTTGCGCAACAGAGGTTTTCAAAATAGCATCAAG TGCCTATATACCTCTGAATAACTACATGGTCTTCAATGATGTTGACGGCCTGTACACCTACACTTTTGAGGCAGAACGAAAG GAAAACTGTTCAGCCTGCAGCCAAGTACCTCTGGACATGCACTTTTCTCCATCCTCCAAACTCCAGGATATGTTGGACTACCTGACTGAAAGTGCCTCATT ACAAATGAAATCACCTGCTATTACGGCAACGGTTGAAGGAAAGAACAAAACCTTATATTTACAG tctGTCGCTTCAATTGAACAGAGGACGCGGCCAAACCTTTGCAAAACTCTCACAG AGCTGGGGCTGACTGACGGACAAGAGCTGGCTGTAGCTGATGTCACCACACCCCAGACCATGTTGTTCAGACTCTGCTTTACCTCATAG
- the uba3 gene encoding NEDD8-activating enzyme E1 catalytic subunit isoform X3 codes for MADTDEPMVVDGGSGHTCEWEGRWNHIKKFLERSGPFTHPDFEPSTESLQFMLQTCKILVIGAGGLGCELLKDLALSGFHNIHVVDMDTIDVSNLNRQFLFRPKDVGRPKADVAADFINSRVPGCCVVPHFKKIQDLDETFYRQFHIIVCGLDSIVARRWMNGMLLSLLVYEDGVLDPGSIIPLIDGGTEGFKGNARVILPGMTACIDCTLELYPPQINFPMCTIASMPRLPEHCVEYVRMLLWPKETPFGDGVALDGDDPEHIQWVYQRSLERAAEFNITGVTYRLTQGVVKRIIPAVASTNAVIAAACATEVFKIASSAYIPLNNYMVFNDVDGLYTYTFEAERKENCSACSQVPLDMHFSPSSKLQDMLDYLTESASLQMKSPAITATVEGKNKTLYLQSVASIEQRTRPNLCKTLTELGLTDGQELAVADVTTPQTMLFRLCFTS; via the exons ATGGCGGACACGGACGAGCC GATGGTGGTTGATGGAGGCAGTGGACACACCTGTGAATGGGAAGGGCGATGGAACCATATCAAAAAGTTTCTGGAAAGATCAGGCCCCTTCACGCATCCTGACTTTGAACCCAGCACAGAG TCTTTACAGTTTATGCTACAAACCTGCAAAATCCTGGTCATTGGTGCTGGTGGTCTGGGATGTGAGCTTCTTAAAGACCTG GCTTTATCAGGTTTTCACAACATTCATGTTGTTGACATGGACACCATTGATGTTTCTAACCTGAATCGACAGTTCCTTTTCAG GCCAAAAGATGTTGGTCGACCCAAGGCGGACGTTGCAGCCGATTTTATCAACAGCCGTGTACCTGGATGCTGTGTAGTCCC acattttaagaaaattCAAGACTTAGATGAAACATTCTACAGAC AATTTCACATAATTGTCTGTGGACTGGACTCTATAGTTGCCAGGAGGTGGATGAATGGTATGCTG CTGTCTTTGTTGGTGTATGAAGATGGTGTCCTGGACCCAGGTTCCATCATTCCTCTAATTGATGGTGGGACAGAGGGCTTTAAGGGCAATGCCAGAGTCATTCTTCCTGGCATGACTGCCTGCATTGACTGCACACTTGAGCTTTACCCTCCTCAG ATCAACTTCCCCATGTGTACAATAGCCTCCATGCCCCGTTTGCCAGAACATTGCGTTGAGTATGTCCGCATGTTGCTGTGGCCTAAAGAGACACCCTTTGGAG ACGGTGTGGCCCTCGATGGAGATGACCCAGAGCACATCCAGTGGGTGTACCAGAGATCTCTGGAGAGGGCAGCAGAGTTCAACATAACAGGAGTCACATACAGACTTACCCAGG GTGTTGTAAAGAGGATAATCCCAGCTGTAGCGTCGACAAATGCTGTAATAGCTG CTGCTTGCGCAACAGAGGTTTTCAAAATAGCATCAAG TGCCTATATACCTCTGAATAACTACATGGTCTTCAATGATGTTGACGGCCTGTACACCTACACTTTTGAGGCAGAACGAAAG GAAAACTGTTCAGCCTGCAGCCAAGTACCTCTGGACATGCACTTTTCTCCATCCTCCAAACTCCAGGATATGTTGGACTACCTGACTGAAAGTGCCTCATT ACAAATGAAATCACCTGCTATTACGGCAACGGTTGAAGGAAAGAACAAAACCTTATATTTACAG tctGTCGCTTCAATTGAACAGAGGACGCGGCCAAACCTTTGCAAAACTCTCACAG AGCTGGGGCTGACTGACGGACAAGAGCTGGCTGTAGCTGATGTCACCACACCCCAGACCATGTTGTTCAGACTCTGCTTTACCTCATAG
- the uba3 gene encoding NEDD8-activating enzyme E1 catalytic subunit isoform X2, producing the protein MADTDEPEKKRRRVVELTEKMVVDGGSGHTCEWEGRWNHIKKFLERSGPFTHPDFEPSTESLQFMLQTCKILVIGAGGLGCELLKDLALSGFHNIHVVDMDTIDVSNLNRQFLFRPKDVGRPKADVAADFINSRVPGCCVVPHFKKIQDLDETFYRQFHIIVCGLDSIVARRWMNGMLLSLLVYEDGVLDPGSIIPLIDGGTEGFKGNARVILPGMTACIDCTLELYPPQINFPMCTIASMPRLPEHCVEYVRMLLWPKETPFGDGVALDGDDPEHIQWVYQRSLERAAEFNITGVTYRLTQGVVKRIIPAVASTNAVIAAACATEVFKIASSAYIPLNNYMVFNDVDGLYTYTFEAERKENCSACSQVPLDMHFSPSSKLQDMLDYLTESASLQMKSPAITATVEGKNKTLYLQSVASIEQRTRPNLCKTLTELGLTDGQELAVADVTTPQTMLFRLCFTS; encoded by the exons ATGGCGGACACGGACGAGCC ggagaagaaaagaaggagagtAGTGGAGCTGACTGAGAA GATGGTGGTTGATGGAGGCAGTGGACACACCTGTGAATGGGAAGGGCGATGGAACCATATCAAAAAGTTTCTGGAAAGATCAGGCCCCTTCACGCATCCTGACTTTGAACCCAGCACAGAG TCTTTACAGTTTATGCTACAAACCTGCAAAATCCTGGTCATTGGTGCTGGTGGTCTGGGATGTGAGCTTCTTAAAGACCTG GCTTTATCAGGTTTTCACAACATTCATGTTGTTGACATGGACACCATTGATGTTTCTAACCTGAATCGACAGTTCCTTTTCAG GCCAAAAGATGTTGGTCGACCCAAGGCGGACGTTGCAGCCGATTTTATCAACAGCCGTGTACCTGGATGCTGTGTAGTCCC acattttaagaaaattCAAGACTTAGATGAAACATTCTACAGAC AATTTCACATAATTGTCTGTGGACTGGACTCTATAGTTGCCAGGAGGTGGATGAATGGTATGCTG CTGTCTTTGTTGGTGTATGAAGATGGTGTCCTGGACCCAGGTTCCATCATTCCTCTAATTGATGGTGGGACAGAGGGCTTTAAGGGCAATGCCAGAGTCATTCTTCCTGGCATGACTGCCTGCATTGACTGCACACTTGAGCTTTACCCTCCTCAG ATCAACTTCCCCATGTGTACAATAGCCTCCATGCCCCGTTTGCCAGAACATTGCGTTGAGTATGTCCGCATGTTGCTGTGGCCTAAAGAGACACCCTTTGGAG ACGGTGTGGCCCTCGATGGAGATGACCCAGAGCACATCCAGTGGGTGTACCAGAGATCTCTGGAGAGGGCAGCAGAGTTCAACATAACAGGAGTCACATACAGACTTACCCAGG GTGTTGTAAAGAGGATAATCCCAGCTGTAGCGTCGACAAATGCTGTAATAGCTG CTGCTTGCGCAACAGAGGTTTTCAAAATAGCATCAAG TGCCTATATACCTCTGAATAACTACATGGTCTTCAATGATGTTGACGGCCTGTACACCTACACTTTTGAGGCAGAACGAAAG GAAAACTGTTCAGCCTGCAGCCAAGTACCTCTGGACATGCACTTTTCTCCATCCTCCAAACTCCAGGATATGTTGGACTACCTGACTGAAAGTGCCTCATT ACAAATGAAATCACCTGCTATTACGGCAACGGTTGAAGGAAAGAACAAAACCTTATATTTACAG tctGTCGCTTCAATTGAACAGAGGACGCGGCCAAACCTTTGCAAAACTCTCACAG AGCTGGGGCTGACTGACGGACAAGAGCTGGCTGTAGCTGATGTCACCACACCCCAGACCATGTTGTTCAGACTCTGCTTTACCTCATAG